The genomic stretch GCGCCGGGCAGCCAGGCGAGCAGGTGCAGAGCGGCCAGCAGCGGCGCGCGCGCCGGATCGTAGAGTGTTGCTTCGATCATGACGTCCACCGCGCGTACTCCCGGGGCCAGAGCCCCGTCGAGCGACACGCTGGCGTGCGACGGCCAGAGCCCGGTGAAGCCGTAGTCGGCCTTCGCCGTCGGCAAGGCGAGGATGACGTCGGCAATCAGCCGCGTGAGGGAAGCGAGCACGCCAAGGACGAGGGCGGTGGTCAGGAGCGCGTGCAGGCGCCGGGTCCACGCGCCGACTGCCGAGGGCGCGGTTGCTGTCGGGCTGCCGGGCATCGGCCGCCTCCTTTATCGTTTATCGATGATGACGTAGCTCACGGTAGCATCGAAAAACGATAAAACAAGCGGAGCAGGCACATGCATCCCGCTGCGTAACCGGAAAGGAACCCGGACGATTCCGTCGGCGACGGCCGCCGATCGAGCACGTCGGCTCCTTGTCTCTCAGCAACGATGGCGTCGTCGAATGCCATCACCGCAGCTTCTGTTCGGCTGAGATCCCGTCAACAGCCCTCAGACCCTCTCCGGTTCAGACAGCGCAACCTGCACCGATCGCACGCTCAACGCCCACCCCAACGCGGGTTCCCGCTGTTTCACCCTCAGGAATCTGCGAACTCACGCGCTTTAGGATTCGGCGGCATCGCCTACCACCACATCGCCGACAACTACATCGTGCTGTTCTCCCGGTTCATCCCGTGCGGGGTGTGGGAGGCGGTCTACATCATCGAGGGCCTGCTGGAACAGGAGAGCGAAGCAGCGCCCAAGGAGATCCACGCCGACACGCAAGGCCAGTCGTTCCCGGTCTTCGGGCTGGCGTACCTGTTCGGGTTCGAGCTGCTGCCACGTATCCGCAACTTCCGGGATCTGACCTTTCACCGGCCCGAGGCCGGCATCGCTTATCGGCACATCGACGCGCTGTTCGGCGAGCCGATCAACTGGCGGCTAATCGAGGGCCACTGGCAGGACCTGATGAAGGTGGCCATCTCGATCCGCGAAGGCGAGCTGTCGTCGATCACCCTGTTGCGGCGGCTGCGGCACGACTCCAAACGCAACAAGATCTACCGCGCCTACCGCGAGCTGGGCCGCGTCAAGAGGACGATGGTGCTGCTGCGCTACATCTCCGACGCCGCTCTGCGGGAGAACATCACCCGGGCCACCAACATGGTCGAGTCCTACAACAACTTCGCCAAATGGATCGGGTTCGGCAACAACGGAGTGATCGCCGACAACGAGCCCGAGGAACAAGAGAAAGCGATCAAGTTCAACACCCTGGTCGCCGACCTGATCATGTACCAGACCACGCCGGACATGTCCCTGGTACTCAACCAGCTGCGCACCGAGGGCGAGACGATGCATCGCGCCGACGTGGCCATCATGTCCCCCTACCAGGAAGACAACGTGCGCCGCTTCGGCGACTACATCTACGCCCTCAACGCGCCGCTGGACGACATGGAGGTCAACCCCGATCTCGGCGAGGACGCCAATGCAGCGTGAACCACCCCCACCCACCCGTCATGAGCCGTTGCGCATCCTGAGGGCCGCGACAGCGCAGGGTTGCGGCGATGGCACTACCACATCAGTGGCCAGCACGCCCGTCGCGCCCACCGGCGACGCGGTTTTGACGTCGCCAAGCATGACGAACTTGCCCCTTTCCAGGAGTTCACATGGGTAGGTGGCTCAGCTGCGTGCTGCGGCCTCGATTGCCTGCTTCATCTCCCATGCGCCCTGTTCGATGCGAATGCGGATCTCGGCGGCTCGCGTGTGTGGCAGCACGTTGGTGGTCCAGATCAGCCGGCCCGCTTGGTCGCCCTCCGGGCGAACTTCAAACGAGGCGTGGTGGTGCTCGAGCGCGGGTCTCGCGCCTTCAACAACGGAATAGACCAAGCAGCGGGAATCGTCATCGATCGCGACAATCAGCTCGCGGATGACGTGCCCGTCGGGAAAGGTCAGGAACCGCTGGTCGCCCTCCAGCCGGGTGTCGATGACACGGCCCGGCAGCAGGCGCTCGTCCACGGCTCCGACGTCGCGCAGCACATCCCAGATGTGCTCGGGGGACGCATCGATGACGATCTCGTGGCGGATGGAGGCCATGACGCCGGGAACTCCTTCTCGGGATGGGGCAGCTCCTCGCCGGCAGGCAGGGACCGCGACCCGTGGGTGGCATCTTCTTCGGCTGCCCTGGGGCACACCGACACCCCAACCACCCGCGAGCCGCCGTCGCGGGTGCACCGACGCCAAACTCGCCAACGTCGTTCGCGCTTTGACTCGGGCCCTGGGGCGCGTCGTTTCATAGCTCGATCTGGGCCTTCATCGGCTGCCAGGGCGAGGCGTCGAACAACAGCATGATCGACACGATCTTGTCGCCGTCCAGCCGGAAGTGCTCGGCCGTGCGCTGAGTCCCGACCGGCGTCGCGGTGTGCACGTCGTACACGAGTGTGGCCTCCGCTTCGCCGTACAGCTCGCTGATCAGCTCGACGCCGGTCACGATGGATACGAACCCTGGCAAGGTCGCCAGATGGCCCGTCCGATCGTCGGAGGTGATGAACG from Nonomuraea polychroma encodes the following:
- a CDS encoding Tn3 family transposase yields the protein MASSNAITAASVRLRSRQQPSDPLRFRQRNLHRSHAQRPPQRGFPLFHPQESANSRALGFGGIAYHHIADNYIVLFSRFIPCGVWEAVYIIEGLLEQESEAAPKEIHADTQGQSFPVFGLAYLFGFELLPRIRNFRDLTFHRPEAGIAYRHIDALFGEPINWRLIEGHWQDLMKVAISIREGELSSITLLRRLRHDSKRNKIYRAYRELGRVKRTMVLLRYISDAALRENITRATNMVESYNNFAKWIGFGNNGVIADNEPEEQEKAIKFNTLVADLIMYQTTPDMSLVLNQLRTEGETMHRADVAIMSPYQEDNVRRFGDYIYALNAPLDDMEVNPDLGEDANAA
- a CDS encoding SRPBCC family protein, which translates into the protein MASIRHEIVIDASPEHIWDVLRDVGAVDERLLPGRVIDTRLEGDQRFLTFPDGHVIRELIVAIDDDSRCLVYSVVEGARPALEHHHASFEVRPEGDQAGRLIWTTNVLPHTRAAEIRIRIEQGAWEMKQAIEAAARS
- a CDS encoding DUF2975 domain-containing protein gives rise to the protein MPGSPTATAPSAVGAWTRRLHALLTTALVLGVLASLTRLIADVILALPTAKADYGFTGLWPSHASVSLDGALAPGVRAVDVMIEATLYDPARAPLLAALHLLAWLPGALVMLLPLFWLVRITSRGVAGDRALFSADTVQDLRRIGAILTLGSLAACALDFAAKTAAARMMTINAYLVPGDVDWPLVAVLMGVGAFVVAEVIGRGLAMLDEIEGTI